The Clupea harengus chromosome 5, Ch_v2.0.2, whole genome shotgun sequence genomic sequence attataattacgGATCGGAATGCAGACACCAAAAATCCCAACAAATCATCACATACAAATGATTACTCTACTCCACCTCCTTTCCCGAGTCTCTGATCAGATGAAAAATGATGCATATAATGATATCATCTGTCACAAGCTAACAACTTCCATGCACAGCACTTGAGACCTTGAGAGCTCTCTCACTCATTACGCAcactgccctctggtggtgacCACGAGTCAGAGATGCATGGCCAAATTCATAATCAGCATTTCTCTCCTTGGCAGAGTGCCAGACTTCTTATTAACCTATGCTGGTTTGCATCCTTTCCCAGGTCCCAACATAATCCTTAGTGACAGTCTGCTAATAAAGGTAGTAGTTTGTTTTTGTATCAAACTAGGGAGCTACCTAAAGGTGTGCAAAAAACCTGCCAAACCCCAGTTTGTGATGATAAAAGCTTGCTTGCATTCTAACTGGTatgctgatgatgatgctggTGATATAGTTGTTAATGACGTGCTGTACATTTTCACATGGTAGTCTATATTAtacatactgttgctttaagctTCATTCGGTTTATACCTGGAGTCACTGGTCATTCTGGCTCCTTCAGGGTTAATAACATGGCTTTAACTTGGCTGTAGCCTACTGAGAGAGCACTGTTAGATGGTATTTCCTGCCTGCAGGGTATTTATAATGTCCTTTAGGAATGTGGGTGCAAACCTTCACCATTACCCTTCGATACCCTGTCCAAATACAATTGTCGTGAGAATTGTAGGTTTTATATTTATACCTAGAGGTGTTCTGCTCTGTGACCTCAATGCTAATGGAAAGCCGTGGGAActgcaaataaaataataaattaaatgcaaataaacTGGCTAACAGTGCAGCCAACGTAACCTTTATTGAGCCACATTTGAGCcacattttctctttctgtaaTGATAATAAGTATAAAGTTACAGTTTTGTCTAGTCCAGGCACGACATCAGGGTCTGTGGTGGGCACATCAAATCTGCAAAATTGAACCAAccgtggatgttttttttttttcagatataTTGAGGCGTGTACGTATATCAGGTGGTTATGTTTAGGTCGTTCCTATTTCAGTACAAAGATGACAAGAAGGAATGTCTCATGTGAAAGACCACAGTAGGGTAGCAGACTGAATGGAAGTGTTTACCTGCTTTGAACACCAGGAGGCATCATTTACAATAGGGAAGGGGGGAAGAACCTGGATACTCTTAAACATCCTCTTATGCCATGAACCCTGCCAACAGAGGCCACTTCATAAAATGTCATATGAATGGAATCGGAATATCTTATTAATGACAATTTTAGAGCCTATTCTCATTCACATTTTAGCAAATCAAAGACTtgcgtgttttataaatgtttatctAGAGAATTGTAATTTAATATGTCTTTAATGGTTAACCATTTGTTGGCATGCTTTTCACGTTAAGTACCAACAACAGTTGTCCCCTATTCTGCCTCTTTCTTTACAAAAGTTCTATTGGAACCAATCAAACTGTTCTCTTACAATACAATCGTGCCCATATAAACTAGTCTGCCAAAAATGAAGAATGTCGAAACAATGATTCATCGTTAAGCTTATAATATGATGTGTAATATTATTATTCTGCAATTAAATGCTTTAGCCGGTGTTGTGATACCAAACTATCATTTTCTGTTGAGACACAACTTACACACGATCCCTCGCAGACACGCACGTAAAATTCCGATGAACCCTTATTCTCTGAGCCACTAGTAGCAACCAAAGCGCGCACCCGACGATATGCCGACCGCAAGCACATTAGTTGCTGTGCAGTAAAGTAATAGCTTCGTAGGGGGCGATTTTAAATGAAAAGATACAATGGCTCATAGATTCCTAGAGTCGTAAATACATAGCCTGTGGGTTCTTACCCAAAACAACGCACGAAATGGCGGTAAACTTAGGATTTATTCGGGTCAGCTCCCTACAGCTCTTCTATAATTCAAGAACATAGATGGACGtttgagaagaaaaagaagaggataATTCGAGTTTTGAGAGTAAGTCCTTACAATGTACAATGACTGTTATTTTTTAGTAAATCAATGATAACCGTTCATATAGGAGATGTAGCCTAAGGTATAGACAACAAACAATTTAGAGTCCATTCTAAGTTTGTTGGCACTGAATCTGGGGGAATAAGTGTGTTAGATGTTAGAATATTAGAATATATATTAGAATATACATCAGAATAAGTGTGTCGAATATTGTTGGGCTTGGGGTACATGCTTACAGCTGACATTGCAAATGCTTTTCCTAACATCACCCAGAGACACTGTAAATTGTATCTTATGTATTTGATTTTTCAAACACAGTGGACCTGAGAGCTTTCATTCTCTTCAATTATAGATACATCTCGTCTTCTCTAACAGATATAGGCAGGTCTCTGGAGAGGAGAGCATTTTTGCAACATTTATGTGCGTCAAGGTTAGCAAAAGATAATGAAAGTGACGAAAATTTTACCTCAGGTTTGTTAGTGATTCTCAGTGTCAtcaaagacagacatacacagccCAAACAACAGAAAAGTTGGTGAAATTGGTGAATATTAAATACATAGTGAACAACCTACTAACTTATTACTTCAGAGTTTGTGTTCAAAATTGATGGTTTGTATGGCAGCAAAATAGCACAGTACCAGTAGCATTTCATAGTTTTTCATTGCAGAGAGAAGGACTTGCTGTCTATTTTAGGGAGCATCTACTAACAAAGCAGGTGCCCCTCAGTGCATATTGTATGTCAACAGCTGTGGCAAGAGAATGTAACCTACATGAAATTATTACTCAATAAGAGGGCACTTAGCACTTTCTGCTGTAGCGCCATTTGCATCCAGTCTATAGATAGCTTCACTTTCAACATGAGGTTTCTTTTTCCCAGATGTGGTACCATTAAGAGAGTACTCCCCTTTCTGTCTATTATTGGATACCTTGTTGCATGAGGAAGTTATGTTGCATTAAGAGGTTTGATTAGGCTTTGCTCTGTTTACTTAGTTTCCTTActaaaatatgaaatgtaaTCAACACTATTGTGGACTCTCTATAATGTAGATTGAGGTCTTTTTGAGCTTGAGATTTTGtaaaaatacattatatttcaaaactgaaaagaataaatactgtaaaatgtTGACTAAGTCATAATGATAGCCTACTGTGCTTCCCCTTAGGTATGTGATTGCACAAGCAAGCAATCACATATTGGTCTCCctaagtgttattattattctggTCATTTTTGGCACCTCTTCAACTCCTAGTTTTCACCATATCGATTCCATTGCAGTCAAAACAGGCCGGTTCTAATGCTTTGTAGTGTGCTTGTAGCCTACTCAGCTAATTGATCCACtgattttgttttagttttcatttttaattgatTGAATTtcccattgaaaatgaatgggggGAAGTCCTATgtgttggtggtatagtggttagCATTGCTGCCGTCTaagcagttgacccgggtttGATTCcctttgtaagttgctttggacaaaaacgtCTGCTAGGGGTTGCACAGAGTACTGGAGCAGTTACATCAATTCTCGAGTTGCAACTTAACATTAACAAGTTCCTGTTAATCATGTGTTGCTGAATCTCGGACGTACTCAGTTTCCAGTTAGAGACATTGGCAAACAGAGGGAGGTTGGCAACAGCAGAGAATGATAAAACAGTTGTTTGCAAGTTCTTTGATAAAACAGAAAATGGCAAATTTTCTTTCCCTATTTTTATTGTGATAAAATAAACGTGCGATAATTGTGAGTGGTGGATGGATTTCTCAAGGATGTCTCTAACTTCGAGTAATATAATAGATTAGGCTAGTACACTGATGCGGCTAACCATATTAAATTTGGTTGGAAATCTCTATCATCGATATCATCCATACTTCACCATTGCATAAGACCAAGTGTTATCTTCATATCCTATCAGAGGCCAACCCAATCATTGTTCCATAGTCTTATAATTGATGGAAGACGCCTCCCGCATGAACATTGAAAATTGACAGATTCATATTTTAATAGCAGTGTCTGTTTTACCAGCCTATGTGTGACAGAATGTCAGTGGGTCATTGGTATTAGAAAATGATTGCCCTGCGACTTATTAGATGATATTTATTGCCCCAACAACAGGTGGTAGGAGAGTCAAACCTTATGGTATGCAAAGGTCGACTGCTGTTGCATCGCAACCATTTTCTTGCAGAAATACACCTATATTTTATAACTTAGAGATATAACCATTGATATCTTTGACTTCACAATTTTTTGGGAAGTAAAAATGTCCTATAACCAATATTTGTGTAGATCTCTTAACTCTGAAGTGCAAAGGGAAATTTCAATGGGTTTATTTTTGGCGACTTTCTTCAAAATATCACATTTCATCATTTGAGGTGCTTCTATGTTGTTTTGAAGGGGACTATGGTGAAGGACAACTTACCTAGCTGGGCCCCGGACCCAGGAGATATGCTGGTGGATATCAACGTTGGAGGGCTGAAGCGCAGCATGTTCTCCAGCACGCTGCGCAAGTTCCCCGATACTCGTCTGGGACGCTTATTGGCCTGCGAGTCTGAGGAGGCTATCCTGCAGGTCTGTGACGACTACGACGAGCAGCTGAAGGAGTTCTACTTTGACCGCAACCCGGGTCTCTTCCCTTACATCCTGCACTTTTACCAGACGGGCAAGCTTCACATCATGGAGGGGGTGTGCGTTTTCTCATTTTGCCAAGAGATTGAGTACTGGGGCATCAATGAGTTCTTCCTGGACAGTTGCTGCAGCTACCGTTACCATGATCGCAAGCTGGAGAACCGACACAAGAACTGGGACGAGGACAGTGACGTAAGCAGTGTGGACACATCTGTAGATGAAATCTCAGACCTCAACAAAGACATCTTGCTATTCCAGGACATGAAATGTGGCAATGTCCGTCGGTGCTTATGGCTGACCCTGGAGAACCCAGGCTACTCCATCCCCAGCAAGCTCTTTAGCTTATTGTCCATCTCTGTGGTCCTGACCTCCATTGCAACCATGTGCATTAACAGCATCCCAGAGTACCAGGTCTACGACCAGAGTGGGAAGCAAATAGAGGACCCCACCATGCAGACGATAGAGACCTTCAGCATCTGCTGGTTCACTTTCGAAGTGGTGAGCCGCATGCTTCTGGCACCAAACCGGTGGAAGTTCTTTATGATGCCACTCAATATGATTGACATCATCTCAGTGTTGCCTATCTATGTCACTCTACTCTTTGACTTGGTGGTGGGCAGTGAATCCGAGCTAGGAAACCTGGGAAAGGTGATGCAGGTGTTCCGACTTATGAGGATATTCCGAGTGCTGAAACTGGCCAGACACTCAACAGGCCTACGGTCACTGGGAGCAACACTAAGGGTGAGACAAGCTAGTATGTGCAGATGCCTAGCCTACACTGTAATATGTACAACGTTGTATCACATTGCATTATTAATGGAATCCAAGCCTGGATCATCCTGAATGTGTAGTAATTTGATCCTGTAGAATTCTTAAGGGAGAAGAGCATTACATCGATCCTTCTCAGTACTCTCCTGCTCTAAGCAACACCACAGTAAGAGATCAGGGCTGCCATGGTGGCAGCTGGAGCTGCTTGGTCATGATATGTCCTAGTACTAGTTATTGCCGAAAATCAAAGTATGTAATGAAAATCTGAGGAGAACGAAACCTATTATAATATGCTTCACAATGAATTTAATAATCAGTATGTACAAAACTACATTCTAATACAAATTGTTTGGTATTCAATTCTCACTTTTTCATTAATGACAATGTTATTGGGTTGGATGTTGAATGTTTTGCTGTTATGTTTGGTGCAGACTGAAATGCCCAAATATCTCGGGAATATCACCTTGACAATGACTTattcaacacaaatacacagtatAGCCTAGAGGGAAATAAAGACTACTAATAGATATTACTGAATTTAACCCTTACATTCGCttccccttgtctctctgtgCAGCACAGCTACAGAGAGGTTGGCATCCTGCTGCTTTACCTGGGTGTGGGCGTGTCCGTGTTCTCAGGCATGGCTTACACAGCTGAGTATGAGGAGGACGTTGGGCTGGACACCATCCCAGCATGCTGGTGGTGGGGGACCGTTAGCATGACCACTGTGGGCTACGGGGACGTGGTGCCCGTCACGGTAGCGGGCAAGCTGGCCGCCTCCGGCTGCATCCTCGGCGGGACTCTGGTGGTGTCCCTGCCTATCACTATCATCTTCAACAAGTTCTCCCACTTCTACCGCAAACAGAAAGCCCTGGAAGCGTCAGTGCGCAACAGCAACAAGAAGAAGCTGAAGATGGACGTGGATGCTGgatccgacggggacagtcagtatctagaggaggaagatgacgacgatgatgacgatgacGGTGGGGTGGTGAACTATAGTTAC encodes the following:
- the si:dkey-43k4.5 gene encoding potassium voltage-gated channel subfamily S member 2, with translation MVKDNLPSWAPDPGDMLVDINVGGLKRSMFSSTLRKFPDTRLGRLLACESEEAILQVCDDYDEQLKEFYFDRNPGLFPYILHFYQTGKLHIMEGVCVFSFCQEIEYWGINEFFLDSCCSYRYHDRKLENRHKNWDEDSDVSSVDTSVDEISDLNKDILLFQDMKCGNVRRCLWLTLENPGYSIPSKLFSLLSISVVLTSIATMCINSIPEYQVYDQSGKQIEDPTMQTIETFSICWFTFEVVSRMLLAPNRWKFFMMPLNMIDIISVLPIYVTLLFDLVVGSESELGNLGKVMQVFRLMRIFRVLKLARHSTGLRSLGATLRHSYREVGILLLYLGVGVSVFSGMAYTAEYEEDVGLDTIPACWWWGTVSMTTVGYGDVVPVTVAGKLAASGCILGGTLVVSLPITIIFNKFSHFYRKQKALEASVRNSNKKKLKMDVDAGSDGDSQYLEEEDDDDDDDDGGVVNYSYIEHLPPVDRKKELYQL